In Sceloporus undulatus isolate JIND9_A2432 ecotype Alabama chromosome 7, SceUnd_v1.1, whole genome shotgun sequence, one DNA window encodes the following:
- the SET gene encoding protein SET isoform X2 encodes MSAPAAKVSKKELNSNHDGADEISDKEQQEAIEHIDEVQNEIDRLNEQASEEILKVEQKYNKLRQPFFQKRSELIAKIPNFWVTTFVNHPQVSALLGEEDEEALHYLIRVEVTEFEDIKSGYRIDFYFDENPYFENKMLSKEFHLNESGDPSSKSSEIKWKSGKDLTKRSSQTQNKASRKRQHEEPESFFTWFTDHSDAGADELGEVIKDDIWPNPLQYYLVPDMDDEEGEGEEDDDDDEEEEGLEDIDEEGDEDEGEEDEDDDEGEEGEEDEGEDD; translated from the exons ATGTCTGCGCCGGCGGCCAAAGTCAGCAAGAAGGAGCTGAACTCCAACCACGACGGCGCCGACGAGATCTCAG acaaaGAGCAACAAGAAGCAATTGAACATATTGATGAAGTACAGAATGAAATAGACAG ACTGAATGAACAAGCCAGTGAGGAAATTTTGAAAGTAGAACAGAAATATAACAAACTCCGCCAACCATTCTTCCAGAAGAGGTCAGAATTGATCGCCAAAATCCCAAACTTTTGGGTAACAACATTTGTCAACCACCCACAAG TATCTGCACTGTTgggagaagaagatgaagaagcacTGCATTATTTGATCAGAGTTGAGGTGACGGAGTTTGAAGACATCAAATCAGGTTACAGAATAGATTTT TATTTTGATGAAAATCCGTATTTTGAAAATAAGATGCTCTCCAAAGAGTTCCATCTGAATGAGAGTGGAGACCCATCGTCAAAGTCCAGTGAAATCAAATGGAAATCTGGGAAG gATCTGACAAAGCGTTCAAGCCAGACACAGAACAAGGCCAGCAGAAAGAGGCAGCATGAAGAGCCAGAAAGCTTCTTCACCTGGTTCACTGACCATTCTGATGCCGGGGCTGATGAATTAGGGGAGGTCATTAAGGATGACATCTGGCCAAATCCATTGCAGTACTACTTG GTTCCTGATATGGATGACGAAGAAGGCGAAGGAGAAgaggatgatgacgatgacgaagAGGAAGAAGGACTGGAGGACATCGATGAAGAAGGTGATGAAGATGAGGgtgaagaagatgaagatgatgatgagggTGAAGAAGGAGAG gaggatgaaggagaagaTGACTGA
- the SET gene encoding protein SET isoform X1 — translation MASQRKSKPSTSMKPQATSRRTTASDKEQQEAIEHIDEVQNEIDRLNEQASEEILKVEQKYNKLRQPFFQKRSELIAKIPNFWVTTFVNHPQVSALLGEEDEEALHYLIRVEVTEFEDIKSGYRIDFYFDENPYFENKMLSKEFHLNESGDPSSKSSEIKWKSGKDLTKRSSQTQNKASRKRQHEEPESFFTWFTDHSDAGADELGEVIKDDIWPNPLQYYLVPDMDDEEGEGEEDDDDDEEEEGLEDIDEEGDEDEGEEDEDDDEGEEGEEDEGEDD, via the exons acaaaGAGCAACAAGAAGCAATTGAACATATTGATGAAGTACAGAATGAAATAGACAG ACTGAATGAACAAGCCAGTGAGGAAATTTTGAAAGTAGAACAGAAATATAACAAACTCCGCCAACCATTCTTCCAGAAGAGGTCAGAATTGATCGCCAAAATCCCAAACTTTTGGGTAACAACATTTGTCAACCACCCACAAG TATCTGCACTGTTgggagaagaagatgaagaagcacTGCATTATTTGATCAGAGTTGAGGTGACGGAGTTTGAAGACATCAAATCAGGTTACAGAATAGATTTT TATTTTGATGAAAATCCGTATTTTGAAAATAAGATGCTCTCCAAAGAGTTCCATCTGAATGAGAGTGGAGACCCATCGTCAAAGTCCAGTGAAATCAAATGGAAATCTGGGAAG gATCTGACAAAGCGTTCAAGCCAGACACAGAACAAGGCCAGCAGAAAGAGGCAGCATGAAGAGCCAGAAAGCTTCTTCACCTGGTTCACTGACCATTCTGATGCCGGGGCTGATGAATTAGGGGAGGTCATTAAGGATGACATCTGGCCAAATCCATTGCAGTACTACTTG GTTCCTGATATGGATGACGAAGAAGGCGAAGGAGAAgaggatgatgacgatgacgaagAGGAAGAAGGACTGGAGGACATCGATGAAGAAGGTGATGAAGATGAGGgtgaagaagatgaagatgatgatgagggTGAAGAAGGAGAG gaggatgaaggagaagaTGACTGA